DNA sequence from the Pseudoxanthomonas sp. genome:
TCCACAGCTCGCGCGAGAACGGCACGCTTCGCTGGCCGAACGCCTCGTCCTTCGGGTGGTCGGAGAACGTCAGCGTTTCCTCGTGGCCTTCGGGCAGGTTGGCCAGCACCAGCTTCACCGGATCGATCACGCCCATGCGACGCGGCGCGGCGGCGTCCAGGTCCTCGCGCAACGCGCCTTCCAGGATCGAGATGTCCAGCAGCGAGTTCTGCTTGCTGATGCCCACGCGGTCCACCATCAGGCGCAGCGCCGACGGCGTGTAGCCACGGCGGCGGATGCCCTGCAGGGTCGGCATGCGCGGGTCGTCCCAGCCATCGACGAGCTTGTCGTTGACCATGGCCAGCAGCTTGCGCTTGCTCATCACCAGGTAGTTGAAGTTCAGTCGCGAGAACTCGATCTGGCGCGGCTTGCTGGCTTCCTTCGGCAGGCCCTTGGCCAGCAGCGGCGCCAGCAGCTCCGGCGAATTCGCCAGGTCCACCTTGTCCACGCACCAGTCGTACAGCGGTCGGTGGTCCTCGAACTCCAGCGTGCACAGCGAATGGGTGATGCCTTCCACCGCGTCGCTCAGCGAATGCGCATAGTCGTACATCGGGTAGATCGGCCAGTCGTTGCCGGTGTTCTGGTGCTCCACGTGCTTGATGCGGTACAGCGCCGGGTCGCGCAGGTTGATGTTGCCGCTGGCCATGTCGATCTTCGCACGCAACGTACGCGCGCCGTCCGGGAACTCGCCCGCGCGCATGCGCCGGAACAGGTCCAGATTCTCTTCCACGCTGCGGTCGCGGTACGGCGAGTCGCGGCCGGGCTCGGTCAGCGTGCCGCGGTACTCGCGGACTTCTTCCGCGCTCAGGTCGCAGACGAAGGCATCGCCCTGGCGGATCAGCTTTTCGCCGGCCAGGTACAGCACCTCGAAGTAGTCGGATGCATGGCGCAGGTCGTGCCAGTCGAAGCCCAGCCAGCGCACGTCGTCCTGGATGGCGCGCACGTACTCGGGGTCTTCCTTGGCGGGGTTGGTGTCGTCCAGGCGCAGGTTGCAGACGCCCCCGAACTCGCTGGCGATGCCGAAGTCCAGGCAGATCGCCTTGGCGTGGCCGATGTGCAGGTAGCCGTTGGGCTCGGGCGGGAAGCGCGTCTTCACCGCCGTATGGCGACCGCTGGCCAGGTCCTCGCGCACGATCTGGCGGATGAAGTCCCGTTTTCCCGGGGCGGCATCGTCGGCGAGGGGGGTGGAGGGGGTGGCAGCGTCGGACATCGGGGCGGACAGACAGGGAAAGACGCCAGTTTAGCCGGTCCCGTAGCCGCGCTGGTCTATCCTGAACCGCCCCGAGCCGCAGTGATCCCCGCATGAGCCTTCCTGTCCTGGTGATCGGCAACAAGAACTACTCCTCCTGGTCGCTGCGGCCCTGGCTGCTGCTGCGCCACTTCGGCGTGGCCTTCGACGAGGTGCGGCTGCTGCTGGATACCCCCGCGTTCGCCGACGGGGTGCGCCAGCATTCCCCCACCGGCAAGGTGCCGGCGCTCCATGACGGCGGAGTGCACGTCTGGGATTCGCTGGCGATCTGCGAATACGCCAACGAGCGCTGGCTCGACGGCCGCGGCTGGCCGGCGGACCTCGCGGCGCGCGCGCTGGCCCGCGCGGCGGCGGCCGAAATGCATTCGGGGTTCGTCGCGCTGCGCACGCAGCTGCCGATGAACAGCCGGCGCACGCCGGACGCCTATCGCTGGGATGCCGCCGCCCAGCGCGACATCGATCGCGTGCAGGCCCTCTGGCGCCAGCTTCGCGCCGCGCACGGAGCAGGCGGAGACTTCCTGTTCGGAGGATTCGGCATCGTCGACGCGATGTACGCGCCGGTGGCGATCCGCTTCGACGGCTACGGCGTGGAGGTGGACGCTGCCGCACGCGACTACATGCAGGCGCTGTTCGCGCTGCCGGCCATGCGCGAGTGGCGCGACGCGGCGGCGGCGGAACCCGAATCGGTCGCGGCGACCGAGGCGTTGCGGATGCCGTATCCGGATCGGCCGGTGTAGGCTGGCGGCGGAGGACGTATCCATGCGCGTGGTCTACCTGGCCGACAACCTGTTCGACGCCCATCTGGTGAAACACGCACTGGAGGAGGCGGACATCCCGGCGTTCGTGTTCGGCGAATCGCTGCTGGGCGGGATGGGCGAACTGCCGCTGTTCGGTGTACTGCGGGTCTGCGTGCCGGACGCTGCGTTTCCCGAGGCTGAAGGCGTGGTACAGGCGCTGGGGCTGGAATCGCGCGACGACGGCCCCATCTTGGAAGGCGACGATGAAGGTGCCGGCATCCTGCCCGCCTGATCCGTCCTCCCCCACGACCACGAGGTTCACCATGCTGGGTATCGGAGCCTACAAGCAGCGCATGCCGCGCGCAGAGGACATGCTGCCGGGACGCAGCACCCCGCTGCCGCTGCACAACATGCATTTCGTCAACGGCCGCCCGCTGCGCGACGCGTTTGAAGGATTGGAACAGGTGGAATTCGGCTTGGGCTGCTTCTGGGGTGCGGAGCGCAAGTTCTGGAACGTGCCCGGCGTGTACAGCACGTCGGTGGGATATGCCGGTGGCGGTACCCCGAATGCGACCTACGAGGAAGTCTGCTCCGGCCTGACCGGCCACAACGAAGTCGTGCGCGTGGTCTACGACCCGGCGCAGGTGTCGTTCGGACAGCTGTTGCAGGTGTTCTGGGAAAGCCACGATCCCACCCAGGGCATGCGCCAGGGCAACGATGTCGGCACGCAGTACCGCTCCGGCATCCACTGCCATACGCCGGAGCAGCAGGCGGCTGCGGAAGCCAGCCTGCGGGCGTACCAGCAGCAACTGAAGGCGGCCGGCTACGGCGACATCACGACCGAGATCGTGTATCCGGCGCCGCCGTTCTACTACGCCGAGGATTACCACCAGCAGTATCTGGCGAAGAATCCGAACGGGTACTGCGGATTGGGTGGGACCGGCGTGAGCTGCCCGATCGGGCTGGAGGCCTGACGCAGAGCGGTGGTGGGAGCGACGTCGGTCGCGATGCCGTTTGGCTGATCTTGGACGCGTCGCGACTCGCGTCGCTCCCACGGACGGACCCTGCCGTCGGCGTCCAGGCGGCCCGTGCGGCGACGCCAGCCGCGCCGTCCCCCGCCTTCGCCTTCGTTTTCGCCAGCCAGCCCTCTATGCGTGTGCGCTCCTTCCTGGCACGAAGGCGGCCTCAGGCCGCCAGCTTCTCGCGGATGCTCGCACGCAGGGCCTGCAGGTCCTTGGCAAAGGCGTCGATGCCGGTGGCCAGCTTTTCCTTCGCCATCGGATCGGCCTCAAGGGCGGCGGCGAAGCTTTCCGCCGTCACCGGCGCAGCGGTCACCGGTTCGGCCGCGCCGGGCGACAGCTTGCGCGGCAGGTCGCCGATTTCCTGGTCCAGCTTCTCCAGCAGGTCGGGCGAGATGGTCAGGCGGTCGCAGCCGGCCAGCGCTTCGATCTGCGCGGTCGAACGGAAGGACGCGCCCATCACCACGGTGGGCGAGCCGCGGCGCTTGAACTCGGCATAGACGCCGCGCACGAACACTACGCCCGGATCCTCGTCGATGGTCGCCGGCGTCTGGCCGTTGGCGACATACCAGTCGAGGATGCGGCCCACGAACGGCGAGATCAGGAACGCGCCCGCTTCCGCGCAGGCGATCGCCTGGGTGGGATTGAAGATGAGGGTGAGGTTGCAGTCGATGCCTTCGGCCTGCAGCACGCGCGCGGCTTCCACGCCTTCCCAGGTGGACGCGACCTTGATCAGGATGCGGTCGCGGCCGATGCCCTGGTCGGCGTACATCTGCACGAACTTGCGCGCCTTGGCGATGGTGGCGGCGGTGTCGTGGGCCTGGTCGGCGTCGACTTCGGTGGAGACGCGGCCGGGAATCAGGCCGGCGAGCCGCGCGCCGACGCCCACGGTCAGGCGGTCCACGACCTCGTCGACGAGTCCATCGCCGCCGCCCTGCGCACGCGCCCAGGCGAGGTGCTCCTCGATCAGGTCGGCATATACGGGCAGGTCCAGCGCCTTCTTCACCAGCGTGGGATTGGTGGTGCAGTCGACCGGCTTGAGGCGCTTGATGGCGTCGTAGTCGCCGGTGTCGGCGACGACGACGGAGAGTTCGCGGAGCTGCTGGAGTTTGCTGGGCGTGGCGGCATTCATGCGGTGGCTCGGCAGGGGCACAGGAGGGGGAGGGGAAGTATGCCTTGTCCCTCGGCGCGAGGGTTCGTGGCAGGTGGCGGAAATTGGCTTTGTTTTGGCATGGTGCGCATCTTCGCCGAGAGAGGCTTCAAGCCCCTCTCCCCGCGGGAGAGGGGTTGGGGTGAGGGCCAACGAAGTCCGCCTATTCGTTATCCATTGGTGCCACAACATCCGCCGTGGCTTCTGGCTCCGTGGTCTTGCGGGAGGCGCCTTCCACGTCTTGAACATGGCGCCGCTCGCCGCGGGGGCGTCCCTTGACCAGCCATTCGGCTGTTGAGAAGCGCTTCTTTGCTCGTGCAAAGAAAGGAACCAAAGAAACACGCCCCAGGCGGCACGCCCTCCGCGCTGTGCGCTCCGGGTCCGCGAGCGGGCCGGGAATTTTCGTAAGGCACATCCGTGTGCCATACGAAAACGCCGTCATCCATGACGGCGCCCTCGGGGTTTTACCCGACCCTCTCGCCGTGCCTCATGGGGCCCCGAAAGCAAGCGAAAGCAATCGCGTCGCTCGGACGCTTCTGCCTTTGCTGTTGGGACCCCCTGAGGTCCGGCAGTCACGGCGGGTAAAACCCCGAAAGGGCGGCGCACGAGGATGTGCGTCGTTTTCGTACAGGGCAGGATGCCCTGCACGTAGTTCTCGCCGTGACTGCGCACCCGCCGCTTGCGGCGGGCGGACCGCCGGGGTGTGCTTTCTTTGCCTACTTTCTTTGCACAAGCAAAGAGGCGCTTCTCAACAGCCGAATGGCCGGTCAAGTAGGGCCTCCGCGGCGAGCGGCGCCATCTCTACGGAACATGGAAAGTGCGGCATGTCTGTTTCTTCGAGCGAAAGTTAGCGGTCGCCGCAATCCAGTCATCCAGGCTGCAACAAGACACGATCTCGGAAGCAGGAGTGCATTCGGTCGTCGCGAGAATCAGCGATGCAGATCGCCACTCGCTTCCGGCTGGTACTCGATCGCCGTGACCCGCAGGCGCAACGGCCGGTTGCCCGACGCCTGCCAGTCGATCGTCTGGCCCACGGACAGGCCGAGCAGCGCGCTGCCGACCGGCGCCAGCACGGAGACCAGGCCGGTCTCGACGTTCGCCTCGTGGGGGTACACCAGGGTCAGGCGATGGTGTTCGCCGGTGAGCTCGTCCTCGCATTCCACGCGCGAGTGCATCGTCACCACGTTGTCCGGCATGTCGTCCGGCGCGCGCACGTCGGCGCGGTTCAGTTCGTCCATCAACGCCAGTGCGGCCGGATGCCGGCGCAGTACGGGCGTGTCGAGCAGGGCCTCCAGGCGGGACATGTCGCGGCTGGAGACGACGAGCGGGGGCAGGGAGGGCGGCAGGCCGCTGGTGCGGGTGTTGTTCATGAGGTCCTCGAAGGTGTTTTGGGGGCGCGCAAAAGGAAACGGGCGACGCATTGCGGCGTCGCCCATCGGAGTCCTGTTTGCGCGCCTACCGTAGCCCGGAAGCGCGGCGGCTTCAAGCCGTGCCGGGCGACCGGCGTTCAGGCGCCGCCGTGCTGCGCGGCGGTGGCGAATCCGGTTGCAACAGCTGCGGAGGCAGCTCGCGGAACACCTGCGC
Encoded proteins:
- the msrA gene encoding peptide-methionine (S)-S-oxide reductase MsrA, with the translated sequence MLGIGAYKQRMPRAEDMLPGRSTPLPLHNMHFVNGRPLRDAFEGLEQVEFGLGCFWGAERKFWNVPGVYSTSVGYAGGGTPNATYEEVCSGLTGHNEVVRVVYDPAQVSFGQLLQVFWESHDPTQGMRQGNDVGTQYRSGIHCHTPEQQAAAEASLRAYQQQLKAAGYGDITTEIVYPAPPFYYAEDYHQQYLAKNPNGYCGLGGTGVSCPIGLEA
- a CDS encoding glutamine--tRNA ligase/YqeY domain fusion protein, with product MSDAATPSTPLADDAAPGKRDFIRQIVREDLASGRHTAVKTRFPPEPNGYLHIGHAKAICLDFGIASEFGGVCNLRLDDTNPAKEDPEYVRAIQDDVRWLGFDWHDLRHASDYFEVLYLAGEKLIRQGDAFVCDLSAEEVREYRGTLTEPGRDSPYRDRSVEENLDLFRRMRAGEFPDGARTLRAKIDMASGNINLRDPALYRIKHVEHQNTGNDWPIYPMYDYAHSLSDAVEGITHSLCTLEFEDHRPLYDWCVDKVDLANSPELLAPLLAKGLPKEASKPRQIEFSRLNFNYLVMSKRKLLAMVNDKLVDGWDDPRMPTLQGIRRRGYTPSALRLMVDRVGISKQNSLLDISILEGALREDLDAAAPRRMGVIDPVKLVLANLPEGHEETLTFSDHPKDEAFGQRSVPFSRELWIEREDFEEVPPKGFKRLTLGGEVRLRGAGIVRCDEVIRNDAGEIVELRGWLDPESRPGMAGAERKIKGTIHWVSAQHAVAAEIRLYDRLFTVPNPDDESEGKTYRDYMNPDSRRTVTGYVEPAAASAAPEQSFQFERTGYFVADRYDHTPERPVFNRSVTLRDTWATKA
- the rnk gene encoding nucleoside diphosphate kinase regulator, translated to MNNTRTSGLPPSLPPLVVSSRDMSRLEALLDTPVLRRHPAALALMDELNRADVRAPDDMPDNVVTMHSRVECEDELTGEHHRLTLVYPHEANVETGLVSVLAPVGSALLGLSVGQTIDWQASGNRPLRLRVTAIEYQPEASGDLHR
- a CDS encoding transaldolase, with the translated sequence MNAATPSKLQQLRELSVVVADTGDYDAIKRLKPVDCTTNPTLVKKALDLPVYADLIEEHLAWARAQGGGDGLVDEVVDRLTVGVGARLAGLIPGRVSTEVDADQAHDTAATIAKARKFVQMYADQGIGRDRILIKVASTWEGVEAARVLQAEGIDCNLTLIFNPTQAIACAEAGAFLISPFVGRILDWYVANGQTPATIDEDPGVVFVRGVYAEFKRRGSPTVVMGASFRSTAQIEALAGCDRLTISPDLLEKLDQEIGDLPRKLSPGAAEPVTAAPVTAESFAAALEADPMAKEKLATGIDAFAKDLQALRASIREKLAA
- a CDS encoding glutathione S-transferase family protein, translating into MSLPVLVIGNKNYSSWSLRPWLLLRHFGVAFDEVRLLLDTPAFADGVRQHSPTGKVPALHDGGVHVWDSLAICEYANERWLDGRGWPADLAARALARAAAAEMHSGFVALRTQLPMNSRRTPDAYRWDAAAQRDIDRVQALWRQLRAAHGAGGDFLFGGFGIVDAMYAPVAIRFDGYGVEVDAAARDYMQALFALPAMREWRDAAAAEPESVAATEALRMPYPDRPV
- a CDS encoding DUF2007 domain-containing protein, which translates into the protein MRVVYLADNLFDAHLVKHALEEADIPAFVFGESLLGGMGELPLFGVLRVCVPDAAFPEAEGVVQALGLESRDDGPILEGDDEGAGILPA